One window of Arvicola amphibius chromosome 6, mArvAmp1.2, whole genome shotgun sequence genomic DNA carries:
- the Cage1 gene encoding cancer-associated gene 1 protein isoform X4 — protein MEDETKNGERDNESTHTLSEDIHSTQDCLLGDINLGNYSEGVQNQPANTRVSSLRQFEPICKFHWIEAFNDEMIFQDLSEAFPSLEKPELQSHEYNTADTGEKPYALKGENPMETRISENQDQLVHEHVRKSRSLSLNYHRGETQPLMEKSLARSAVVDVAFSTSQPQSFLRRENVSASGESSFDTEDCLDQLDLRTDHEIEEPEVSSKEIQHSGEISEMSVSHQQQVTEDGVDSLAITPWSPAGIFKSTSQDNCTLPDRELSLESLEPLEEEMALNEAFQRLKQINKKQEMQIQELHGRNSYLENRVKELQTKITKQHVLADIINKLKENIEELIDDKYNVLLEKNDINKKFQDLQEVLANTKKHLQESKKDKETLQLQVKKIKTHYVHLQERYVAEIQQKNRSVSQCLEIEKTLSKKDEELQRLQRYKGELEKATSSALNLLKREKETRKQEILSFQEEFQKREKEYLKERRKLKSRVEKLTAQVKSLLFTFEKERAKTAKFQQQVDELGQENTGLQQQSAKGEAQTCTPNFEIIQSREQLEEAMEPDGTQV, from the exons GATGAAACAAAGAATGGAGAAAGGGACAATGAGTCCACACACACGCTCTCTGAAGACATACATAGCACTCAAGACTGTTTGCTAGGAG ataTCAACCTTGGGAATTACTCAGAGGGTGTACAGAATCAACCAGCTAACACTAGGGTTTCTTCCTTGAGACAATTTGAACCCATTTGCAAATTTCACTGGATAGAAGCATTTAATGATGAGATGATATTTCAAGACCTGAGCGAGGCCTTTCCTTCCTTGGAGAAGCCGGAGCTGCAAAGCCATGAGTATAATACAGCGGACACCGGTGAGAAGCCCTATGCACTTAAGGGAGAGAATCCGATGGAAACTAGGATTTCCGAAAACCAAGACCAACTTGTTCACGAGCACGTCAGGAAATCTAGAAGTCTGTCTCTGAACTACCACAGAGGAGAGACACAGCCGTTGATGGAGAAGTCGCTGGCTAGAAGCGCTGTCGTAGATGTCGCCTTCAGCACCAGTCAGCCCCAAAGCTTTCTGCGTAGAGAAAATGTCTCCGCTAGCGGTGAAAGTTCATTTGATACCGAGGATTGTTTAGACCAGCTTGACTTGAGAACTGATCATGAAATAGAGGAG CCTGAAGTTTCTTCAAAAGAAATACAGCATTCTGGGGAGATTTCCGAGATGTCCGTTAGTCATCAGCAGCAAGTCACAGAAGACGGTGTAGACAGCCTCGCCATAACTCCTTGGTCTCCAGCGGGCATCTTCAAGAGTACATCTCAGGACAACTGCACGCTGCCCGATAGGGAGCTAAGCCTGGAAAGCTTGGAGCCCCTGGAAGAGGAAATGGCTTTAAATGAAGCCTTTCAGAgattaaaacaaattaacaagaaacaagaaatgcAGATTCAAGAGCTCCATGGTAGGAATTCGTACCTAGAAAACAGGGTTAAAGAACTACAGACGAAGATCACCAAACAGCACGTATTGGCTGACAtcataaataaactaaaggagAACATTGAGGAGTTAATTGATGACAAATACAACGTACTCCTGGAGAAGAATGATATCAACAAGAAATTCCAGGATCTGCAGGAGGTTTTGGCTAACACCAAAAAGCATCTTCAGGAATCCAAGAAAGACAAGGAGACCTTGCAGCTCCAGGTTAAAAAGATCAAGACCCATTATGTCCATTTACAGGAAAGGTACGTCGCCGAGATACAGCAGAAAAACAGATCGGTCAGTCAGTGCCTGGAGATAGAGAAGACCCTAAGCAAGAAAGACGAAGAGCTGCAAAGACTACAGCGATACAAAGGAGAGCTGGAGAAGGCCACCAGTTCCGCTTTGAACTTGttgaaaagggagaaggagaccCGCAaacaagagatcttgtcttttcagGAGGAATTCCAGAAGCGGGAAAAGGAGTACCTGAAAGAAAGGCGGAAATTGAAATCAAGAGTTGAGAAGCTGACGGCCCAAGTGAAGAGTTTGCTCTTCACCTTTGAGAAGGAGAGGGCTAAAACTGCGAAGTTCCAGCAGCAGGTGGATGAGCTGGGACAGGAAAACACTGGGCTCCAGCAGCAGTCTGCAAAGGGGGAGGCGCAAACTTGCACCCCTAACTTTGAGATAATTCAGTCAAGGGAGCAGCTGGAGGAAGCGATGGAGCCAGATGGCACCCAG gtgtga
- the Cage1 gene encoding cancer-associated gene 1 protein isoform X2, with product MEDETKNGERDNESTHTLSEDIHSTQDCLLGDINLGNYSEGVQNQPANTRVSSLRQFEPICKFHWIEAFNDEMIFQDLSEAFPSLEKPELQSHEYNTADTGEKPYALKGENPMETRISENQDQLVHEHVRKSRSLSLNYHRGETQPLMEKSLARSAVVDVAFSTSQPQSFLRRENVSASGESSFDTEDCLDQLDLRTDHEIEEPEVSSKEIQHSGEISEMSVSHQQQVTEDGVDSLAITPWSPAGIFKSTSQDNCTLPDRELSLESLEPLEEEMALNEAFQRLKQINKKQEMQIQELHGRNSYLENRVKELQTKITKQHVLADIINKLKENIEELIDDKYNVLLEKNDINKKFQDLQEVLANTKKHLQESKKDKETLQLQVKKIKTHYVHLQERYVAEIQQKNRSVSQCLEIEKTLSKKDEELQRLQRYKGELEKATSSALNLLKREKETRKQEILSFQEEFQKREKEYLKERRKLKSRVEKLTAQVKSLLFTFEKERAKTAKFQQQVDELGQENTGLQQQSAKGEAQTCTPNFEIIQSREQLEEAMEPDGTQVTSYEEIIKCADQRLEISHSQIAHLEERNRHLEDLIRMPKEKARRPR from the exons GATGAAACAAAGAATGGAGAAAGGGACAATGAGTCCACACACACGCTCTCTGAAGACATACATAGCACTCAAGACTGTTTGCTAGGAG ataTCAACCTTGGGAATTACTCAGAGGGTGTACAGAATCAACCAGCTAACACTAGGGTTTCTTCCTTGAGACAATTTGAACCCATTTGCAAATTTCACTGGATAGAAGCATTTAATGATGAGATGATATTTCAAGACCTGAGCGAGGCCTTTCCTTCCTTGGAGAAGCCGGAGCTGCAAAGCCATGAGTATAATACAGCGGACACCGGTGAGAAGCCCTATGCACTTAAGGGAGAGAATCCGATGGAAACTAGGATTTCCGAAAACCAAGACCAACTTGTTCACGAGCACGTCAGGAAATCTAGAAGTCTGTCTCTGAACTACCACAGAGGAGAGACACAGCCGTTGATGGAGAAGTCGCTGGCTAGAAGCGCTGTCGTAGATGTCGCCTTCAGCACCAGTCAGCCCCAAAGCTTTCTGCGTAGAGAAAATGTCTCCGCTAGCGGTGAAAGTTCATTTGATACCGAGGATTGTTTAGACCAGCTTGACTTGAGAACTGATCATGAAATAGAGGAG CCTGAAGTTTCTTCAAAAGAAATACAGCATTCTGGGGAGATTTCCGAGATGTCCGTTAGTCATCAGCAGCAAGTCACAGAAGACGGTGTAGACAGCCTCGCCATAACTCCTTGGTCTCCAGCGGGCATCTTCAAGAGTACATCTCAGGACAACTGCACGCTGCCCGATAGGGAGCTAAGCCTGGAAAGCTTGGAGCCCCTGGAAGAGGAAATGGCTTTAAATGAAGCCTTTCAGAgattaaaacaaattaacaagaaacaagaaatgcAGATTCAAGAGCTCCATGGTAGGAATTCGTACCTAGAAAACAGGGTTAAAGAACTACAGACGAAGATCACCAAACAGCACGTATTGGCTGACAtcataaataaactaaaggagAACATTGAGGAGTTAATTGATGACAAATACAACGTACTCCTGGAGAAGAATGATATCAACAAGAAATTCCAGGATCTGCAGGAGGTTTTGGCTAACACCAAAAAGCATCTTCAGGAATCCAAGAAAGACAAGGAGACCTTGCAGCTCCAGGTTAAAAAGATCAAGACCCATTATGTCCATTTACAGGAAAGGTACGTCGCCGAGATACAGCAGAAAAACAGATCGGTCAGTCAGTGCCTGGAGATAGAGAAGACCCTAAGCAAGAAAGACGAAGAGCTGCAAAGACTACAGCGATACAAAGGAGAGCTGGAGAAGGCCACCAGTTCCGCTTTGAACTTGttgaaaagggagaaggagaccCGCAaacaagagatcttgtcttttcagGAGGAATTCCAGAAGCGGGAAAAGGAGTACCTGAAAGAAAGGCGGAAATTGAAATCAAGAGTTGAGAAGCTGACGGCCCAAGTGAAGAGTTTGCTCTTCACCTTTGAGAAGGAGAGGGCTAAAACTGCGAAGTTCCAGCAGCAGGTGGATGAGCTGGGACAGGAAAACACTGGGCTCCAGCAGCAGTCTGCAAAGGGGGAGGCGCAAACTTGCACCCCTAACTTTGAGATAATTCAGTCAAGGGAGCAGCTGGAGGAAGCGATGGAGCCAGATGGCACCCAG